In Thiohalobacter sp., a genomic segment contains:
- a CDS encoding ExbD/TolR family protein has product MRIRSRRRREEPEVNLTALIDVVFLLLIFFMVSTTFDREAQLKVDLPEASAEPTEAPKEILEVTVNERGEYFIDDQQVVNTEAATLRKALRQAMGDRRDLPLLIRADGQAPHQSVVTVMDVARQLGIEQLSLATVQHQEQP; this is encoded by the coding sequence GTGAGAATCCGCAGCCGCCGCCGCCGCGAGGAGCCGGAGGTCAACCTGACCGCGCTGATCGACGTGGTCTTCCTGCTGCTGATCTTCTTCATGGTCTCCACCACCTTCGACCGCGAGGCCCAGCTCAAGGTGGACCTGCCCGAGGCCAGTGCCGAGCCGACCGAGGCGCCGAAGGAGATCCTGGAGGTGACCGTCAACGAGCGCGGCGAGTACTTCATCGACGACCAGCAGGTGGTGAACACCGAGGCCGCAACCCTGCGCAAGGCCCTGCGCCAGGCCATGGGCGACCGCCGCGACCTGCCGCTGCTGATCCGGGCCGATGGCCAGGCCCCGCACCAGTCGGTGGTGACGGTGATGGATGTCGCGCGCCAGCTCGGCATCGAACAGCTGTCGCTGGCCACGGTGCAGCACCAGGAACAGCCCTGA
- the msbA gene encoding lipid A export permease/ATP-binding protein MsbA, whose protein sequence is MTASSGQAADGWAQYRRLLRYALPHWKLFLASSLAMALYGATDALFAALMKPMLDESFVAKDPDMIRAIPLALIALFLVRGLTGFAANYGMSWIGRKVIEVLRTEMFAKVLELPASYYDRVNGSTLVSRLIYNVEQVAQASTNAVTILIRDSFTVIFLLAWMFYISGWLALLFLAIGPVMAVLIRYISRRFRAISRRIQNSMSDVTHIAEEVIVGQRVIKAFGGQDMERENFDRINRKNRTLQMKMIATSAASVPVVQFLGAATLALVIYLATEQSMRETISAGDFVSFITAMMLLMPPLKRLTSVNASLQRGIAAAESIFELLDEPGERDTGTLRLDRARGEIIYDRVSFGYDPDKGRVLDAVGFEVHPGETLAIVGRSGSGKSTLVNLLPRFYDPDAGSIRLDGHDLREYRLADLRRQISVVGQEVILFNDTVARNIAYGRAGEVDEAAIRRAAEMANALAFIEQLPQGFDTPVGEKGVLLSGGQRQRIAIARALLKDAPILVLDEATSALDTESERAIQGALERLMAGRTTLVIAHRLSTVENASRILVLDRGRVVECGTHAELLAAEGHYAALYRMQFNEHPAG, encoded by the coding sequence ATGACGGCAAGCTCCGGGCAGGCCGCCGACGGCTGGGCTCAGTACCGACGACTGCTGCGCTACGCGCTGCCGCACTGGAAGCTGTTCCTGGCCTCCAGCCTCGCCATGGCCCTGTATGGCGCCACCGATGCGCTGTTCGCGGCGCTGATGAAGCCGATGCTCGACGAGAGCTTCGTGGCCAAGGACCCGGACATGATCCGGGCCATCCCGCTGGCGCTGATCGCCCTGTTCCTGGTGCGCGGGCTCACCGGATTTGCCGCCAACTACGGCATGTCCTGGATCGGGCGCAAGGTGATCGAGGTCCTGCGCACGGAGATGTTCGCCAAGGTGCTGGAACTGCCGGCGAGCTACTATGACCGCGTCAACGGATCCACCCTGGTCAGTCGGCTGATCTACAACGTGGAGCAGGTGGCGCAGGCCAGCACCAATGCCGTCACCATCCTCATCCGCGACAGCTTCACCGTGATCTTCCTGCTCGCCTGGATGTTCTACATTTCCGGCTGGCTGGCGTTGCTGTTCCTCGCCATAGGACCGGTGATGGCGGTGCTCATCCGCTACATCAGCCGCCGCTTCCGCGCCATCAGCCGCCGTATCCAGAACTCCATGAGCGACGTCACCCACATCGCGGAAGAAGTGATCGTCGGCCAGCGGGTGATCAAGGCCTTCGGCGGCCAGGACATGGAGCGCGAGAACTTCGACCGCATCAACCGCAAGAACCGCACCCTGCAGATGAAGATGATCGCCACCAGCGCCGCCAGCGTGCCGGTGGTGCAGTTCCTGGGCGCGGCCACGCTGGCGCTGGTGATCTATCTGGCCACCGAGCAGTCCATGCGCGAAACCATTTCCGCCGGCGATTTCGTGTCCTTCATCACCGCCATGATGCTTTTGATGCCGCCGCTGAAGCGGCTGACCAGCGTCAATGCCAGCCTGCAGCGCGGCATCGCCGCGGCCGAGAGCATCTTCGAACTGCTCGACGAGCCGGGGGAGCGCGATACCGGGACCCTGCGGCTGGATCGTGCGCGCGGCGAGATCATCTACGACCGGGTGAGCTTCGGCTACGACCCGGACAAGGGCCGGGTGCTGGACGCAGTCGGCTTCGAGGTGCATCCGGGCGAGACCCTGGCCATCGTCGGCCGCTCGGGCTCGGGCAAGTCGACCCTGGTGAACCTGTTGCCACGATTCTACGATCCCGACGCGGGCAGCATCCGCCTCGACGGCCATGACCTGCGCGAGTACCGGCTGGCCGACCTGCGCCGGCAGATCTCGGTGGTCGGCCAGGAAGTGATCCTGTTCAACGACACGGTGGCGCGCAACATCGCCTACGGGCGCGCCGGCGAGGTCGACGAGGCCGCTATCCGCCGCGCTGCGGAGATGGCCAATGCGCTGGCGTTCATCGAGCAGCTACCGCAGGGCTTCGATACGCCGGTGGGCGAGAAGGGCGTGCTGCTGTCGGGCGGCCAGCGCCAGCGCATCGCCATCGCCCGCGCCCTGCTCAAGGACGCCCCCATCCTGGTGCTGGACGAGGCGACCTCGGCGCTGGACACGGAATCCGAGCGCGCCATCCAGGGCGCGCTGGAACGGCTGATGGCGGGTCGCACCACGCTGGTCATCGCTCACCGCCTGTCCACGGTCGAGAACGCCAGCCGCATCCTGGTGCTGGATCGCGGCCGGGTGGTCGAATGCGGCACCCATGCCGAGCTGCTGGCGGCGGAGGGGCATTACGCGGCCTTGTACCGCATGCAGTTCAACGAGCATCCGGCGGGCTGA
- a CDS encoding MotA/TolQ/ExbB proton channel family protein encodes MFELIKAGGWLMVPILACSVIAVAIIGERMWMLRVRRVIPRHLVAEVWKWVRDNQLDAVRLQTLRSGSPLGRILAAGLVNLHHDREIMKEAIEDTGRHVVLELERYLNTLGTIAAISPLLGLLGTVIGMIKVFTAITTQGVGDPGVLAGGISEALITTAAGLSVAIPALMFYRYFRGRVDMLVMRMEEEAMKMVEVFQGEREEDPDTEEVL; translated from the coding sequence GTGTTTGAACTGATCAAAGCGGGCGGCTGGCTGATGGTGCCGATACTGGCCTGCTCCGTGATTGCCGTGGCCATCATCGGCGAACGGATGTGGATGCTGCGCGTGCGCCGGGTGATCCCGCGCCACCTGGTCGCCGAGGTCTGGAAGTGGGTGCGCGACAACCAGCTCGATGCGGTGCGCCTGCAGACGCTGCGTTCGGGCTCGCCGCTGGGGCGGATACTGGCCGCCGGCCTGGTCAACCTGCACCATGACCGCGAGATCATGAAGGAGGCCATCGAGGACACCGGCCGCCACGTGGTGCTGGAACTCGAACGCTACCTGAACACCCTCGGCACCATCGCCGCCATTTCGCCGCTGCTCGGCCTGCTTGGCACCGTGATCGGCATGATCAAGGTGTTCACCGCCATCACCACCCAGGGCGTGGGCGACCCCGGCGTGCTCGCCGGCGGCATCTCCGAGGCGCTGATCACCACCGCCGCCGGCCTGTCGGTGGCCATTCCCGCGCTCATGTTCTACCGCTACTTCCGCGGCCGGGTGGACATGCTGGTGATGCGCATGGAAGAAGAGGCCATGAAGATGGTCGAGGTCTTCCAGGGCGAGCGCGAGGAGGATCCGGACACCGAGGAGGTGCTGTGA
- the lpxK gene encoding tetraacyldisaccharide 4'-kinase: MALAERLQRLWYGRSPAALWLLPLAWLFCALVTVRRRLYRRGLLRVQRLPVPVIVVGNITVGGTGKTPLVAWLARRLREAGFRPGLIARGHGGGARTWPQQVRGDSDPRVVGDEPVLLARLTGCPMAVGPDRVEAARQLLAHSDCDILLSDDGLQHYRLGRDLEIAVLDGVRRLGNGFCLPAGPLREPAARLREVDFVVTQGLAGRGEYRLKLRPVALVSLVDPARRESLEAWRGRRVHALAGIGHPQRFFELLRRSGLEVVEYPFPDHHPFTQEDRADVADGDPVVMTAKDAVKWARFAGEGDWYLEVEAEVDERLWPLLEKRLR, from the coding sequence GTGGCGCTCGCCGAACGTCTGCAGCGACTCTGGTACGGCCGCTCCCCGGCGGCGCTCTGGCTGCTGCCGCTGGCCTGGCTGTTCTGTGCGCTGGTGACCGTGCGCCGCCGCTTGTACCGCCGGGGCCTGTTGCGGGTGCAGCGGCTGCCGGTACCGGTGATCGTGGTCGGCAACATCACCGTCGGCGGCACCGGCAAGACGCCGCTGGTGGCCTGGCTGGCGCGGCGCCTGCGCGAAGCGGGTTTCCGCCCGGGGCTGATCGCCCGCGGCCACGGCGGCGGCGCGCGGACCTGGCCGCAACAGGTGCGCGGCGACAGCGATCCACGGGTGGTGGGCGACGAGCCCGTGCTGCTGGCGCGATTGACCGGATGTCCCATGGCCGTGGGACCGGACCGCGTGGAGGCGGCGCGCCAACTGCTCGCGCACAGCGACTGCGACATCCTGCTCAGCGACGACGGCCTGCAGCACTACCGGCTCGGCCGGGACCTGGAGATCGCCGTGCTCGACGGGGTGCGCCGGCTGGGCAACGGCTTCTGCCTGCCCGCCGGCCCGCTGCGCGAACCGGCCGCGCGCCTGCGCGAGGTGGACTTCGTGGTGACCCAGGGCCTGGCCGGCCGTGGCGAGTACCGTCTGAAGCTGCGACCGGTCGCGCTGGTGTCGCTGGTCGATCCGGCGCGACGCGAGTCGCTGGAGGCCTGGCGCGGGCGGCGCGTGCATGCCCTGGCCGGCATCGGTCATCCGCAGCGCTTCTTCGAGCTGCTGCGCCGGAGTGGCCTCGAGGTGGTCGAGTATCCCTTCCCCGATCATCATCCCTTCACCCAGGAAGACCGCGCGGACGTGGCCGACGGCGATCCGGTGGTGATGACCGCCAAGGATGCGGTGAAGTGGGCGCGGTTTGCCGGCGAGGGAGACTGGTATTTGGAAGTCGAGGCCGAGGTGGACGAGCGGCTGTGGCCGCTGCTCGAGAAACGGCTGCGCTGA
- the kdsB gene encoding 3-deoxy-manno-octulosonate cytidylyltransferase — MTAFKVVIPARYASSRLPGKPLADIAGRPMIEHVYRRAEASGAETVLVATDDARVLAAVEAFGGRALLTRADHHSGTDRLAEVVAAEDWPDETLVVNLQGDEPLMPPALLRHVAEDLAAHPDAGIATLCFPITEAAEFFDPHRVKVVRDRAGYALYFSRAPVPFDRDEFVTESPQLPAGVPHLGHIGLYAYRAGYLRGYRDWPPAPIEQSEMLEQLRALWMGTRIHVADAPELPGPGVDTPADLERVARLLAG; from the coding sequence GTGACCGCGTTCAAGGTCGTCATCCCCGCCCGCTACGCTTCCTCGCGCCTGCCGGGCAAGCCGCTGGCGGACATCGCCGGGCGTCCCATGATCGAGCATGTTTACCGCCGTGCCGAGGCTAGCGGCGCCGAAACGGTGCTGGTCGCGACCGACGATGCCCGGGTGCTGGCGGCGGTCGAGGCCTTCGGTGGCCGCGCCCTCCTGACCCGTGCCGACCATCACTCCGGCACCGACCGTCTGGCGGAGGTGGTGGCGGCCGAGGACTGGCCGGACGAGACGCTGGTGGTCAACCTCCAGGGCGACGAGCCGCTGATGCCGCCGGCGCTGCTACGGCACGTGGCCGAGGACCTGGCGGCCCATCCCGATGCCGGTATCGCCACCCTCTGCTTTCCCATCACCGAGGCCGCGGAGTTCTTCGACCCGCATCGGGTCAAGGTGGTGCGCGATCGCGCCGGCTATGCGCTCTACTTCAGCCGCGCGCCCGTTCCCTTTGACCGCGACGAGTTCGTCACCGAAAGCCCGCAGCTGCCGGCCGGCGTGCCGCACCTCGGCCACATCGGGCTGTATGCCTACCGCGCCGGCTACCTGCGCGGCTACCGCGACTGGCCGCCGGCGCCCATCGAGCAGAGCGAGATGCTGGAACAGTTGCGCGCGCTCTGGATGGGCACCCGCATCCATGTCGCCGACGCGCCCGAACTGCCGGGTCCCGGCGTGGACACGCCCGCGGACCTGGAACGGGTCGCCCGCCTGCTGGCCGGCTGA
- a CDS encoding MbcA/ParS/Xre antitoxin family protein — protein MGALSHPTIDEAAVLGQAVLKAGRELGLTQQDVKAIIGKDPTTIRRKGLDPHGKSGELALLLIRVYRSLYALVGGDREQMRHWLHTRNIDTGGVPAEQMRQVQGLGEVVAYLDALRGRP, from the coding sequence ATGGGCGCCCTGAGTCACCCGACCATCGACGAGGCCGCCGTTCTCGGCCAGGCCGTGCTCAAGGCTGGGCGCGAGCTGGGTCTGACCCAGCAGGACGTCAAGGCCATCATCGGCAAGGACCCGACCACCATCCGCCGCAAGGGTCTCGATCCCCACGGCAAGTCGGGCGAGCTGGCGCTGCTGCTGATCCGGGTCTACCGCAGTTTGTACGCACTGGTGGGCGGTGACCGAGAGCAGATGCGGCACTGGCTGCATACCCGCAACATCGACACCGGCGGTGTGCCCGCCGAGCAGATGCGGCAGGTGCAGGGGCTGGGTGAAGTGGTCGCTTATCTGGACGCCCTGCGGGGCCGTCCGTGA
- a CDS encoding Trm112 family protein, translated as MDKKLLDILACPICKGPLVYRQAEQELVCKVDRLAFPIRDGIPVMLEEEARELPAEEEVE; from the coding sequence ATGGACAAGAAGCTGCTGGACATCCTCGCCTGTCCCATCTGCAAGGGGCCGCTGGTCTATCGCCAGGCCGAGCAGGAACTGGTGTGCAAGGTCGATCGCCTGGCCTTTCCCATCCGTGACGGCATCCCGGTGATGCTGGAGGAGGAGGCGCGCGAGCTGCCCGCCGAGGAAGAGGTCGAATAG